GAGGAAATTGGACCACTGCAACATCGTCCGACTGCGCTACTTCTTCTATTCCAGTGGAGACAAGGTGAGTTGCTGCACCATTAAAGGCTGTCTTGTGCCTTTAGCGGTCCCTGCATCAGGCACAGCTGCACACGTTTTTATACAAGAACAGTAGCAAAAGTGTGTCTGTCGTAGATCATCCATCCAGAGTCTTTCTCAGATGACTTGGGGCGTGAGGCGGGGTCCAGTCTGGATagatagatctttttttttttttttttgcttataggGTTATTTACAGTAGCAGCTACTGTGCCCTCACTGTTTTTTTGCTGTGGATTTTTTCTAcaatagtttattattattgtgcaaGGTAACAGTTGCATAGAACTGGCAAGACGGGGCTCTAGACTGGGACGAGTTTGGTGGCGCAGGTGCCCTTATTTCACAATCGTgaaactgggggggggggaatcagaAGTTGAGCGTGTGCAATCAAGCCgctggaaggggaaaaaaaaaaaaaaaagtttcctccaCTCACAAAGCTTCATCAGCAGACGTTCATATCACAGTCGCACAAGTTGTGAGGTCTCATTGGCTGTGGTCCAAAtattcctgtaaaaaaaatgtaacactcTTTTGAGTCATTTAATGAATAATATTACTAggccataaatataaaacaatcaaataaaaaaattaaatacagcagtCCCTAAGTATGCCTCCTTGTACCACAAGACAGTGTAATGATACGCCACTGCCATTTCATTGGAAAACTTGTAATCCAAGGCCCCATGGGAATTAATCATGAGCATTGCCGTTTGTGGCTGAGCAAAACCCGTCTCCTCCATGTTTTGCCAAAGGAGGAGAAGTGGACCAATCTTGATTACGCATTAGAGAACTCACACTGGCCAAATGTACTGGACTTTAGTTGTCAAATGGGCTAAAGCACAGTTTGAATGGCCTAGTTTGTGTTGTCCATACGAGGTGACGATGTAATTTGTTCATCTAGTGCACGTCTCAGCAGGTGTGTGAAACCAGCTGTGTAGGCTAGTCAGCACTTGGCATGAAGGGAAGTCCCTGTCCGTTGCTCGACTCCGTTTCCGTTGCGTGTCAGTGGTCCCCCGGAGACGACGAGGCGAGCCGGCGTCACTGGCAAGCTGTGCATCGGCCAAATATAGATCTACACGCACATGGAAGTTTTACCGTGACTGTGCAGTTAGGAATGCTTCCTTGCTACATACCTAACCGAGCCAAAAGATGGCGGCTGGGGGTTTCAAAGAGGATACAGTGCGTGGGCCGTGGGCCCCTAGAGGCGGCTGGACCAGGGCGGGGGTCTGTTAATTATAGACCTTCCCTCCATGCTGTTACACCATGTGTGCGTTGACCTGGTAAGCACAGTTAATTTTTAGGACAGGCTCGCACTTATTTTTACAGTTTCGAATACACTTTTTACTGTACATGGGCATAAGAAGTGAGCAGTTACTCACGTACTACATTCTGTACTGATAGCGTAGACTTCCACTGCGTGGGTACTGGGGCCTCATACCCAATAGTTAAAAGCACCGTTTTGAGCACGGTGAGTTTTTGAGTGGGATTGTTTGCCGACATGTTGATGGATCAGCGGCGGATAGGCACGTGACGTGCTGAAGCGGGCAGGAGATAAGATAAGAACAGTACAAGTTTGTATAACAGTCCATGCTGGGTGCAGCTGCGCGCCAAGCAACCACTACTACTTGCTGCTACCAGTGTTGCTACAGTACTAGTTTATATATGAAATTGGGTTCACATAAGTCTTTTAAAATGCTGCTTTCAATATTATTTTGAGTTCCTGGAGTGACTCAAGCAGGTTTGACCAGGTGACCTGACGACCATTACTCCCTCCGCTATTAGTAAACAATCTTGGGAATACTTGGAAGTGTTTGAATTGGACCTTGGAAAAGACATATGAACCCTGAAACCCTGTGCGATCACATGTTTAGGTGGTCTTATATAACCAATGCCAGGCAGACTGGCTAGACACCATTGCTTTTACCCTTTCAAAGACTTAactagtcttgggcttttaagtgtgatattgattaattattggCATAATTATTTATATGTAGGGTTTTATTAATGCCGCCCAGAAGTCACATTAATTGCTACAGTGTGGATGTAGTGAAATAGTTCTCAAAGCGGAATCTGAATCTGGGGTGTACCAAATCATCatcaagtttttttgtgtgttgtctATTTTCCCTGCTGTGACGCATATATCAAATTGTGCCACTTGGGAGACAAAATGGAGATTGCCACATGGCATCATCATACTCTGTAAATCCAGAAGAAACCAGAAAGTTACATTTAAAAGCATCCCTGTTTTTACTACTGTGTAATGTAGCGCATCCATTTCACACAGCGTCACATGGTAACACTTTAATGATGGACAACTGAGCCCGTTGTTCAGGTGTATGAGTAGCGACGCCAGCAAATTGGAGCCTGAATTTAGCAGAGGCGGGCTATAACCTATTGAGATCCAGTCACGGAAGTGGCTTTGTAGCCAGGCAGGAAGTGAGTCATTGCTGTTACTAGGATAAAAATATAGCTTGAGTGGCAATAGCGGGAGGTAGGGTCGAAGAGGTTAGATGTATTCATTATGTCAGGGTTTGACCTCATAATGTATTAAAAACTAATCATTATTTTAACAAAGCAACAAATAAAGCAAAGTGAATTGTGTGCAAATGTCAtttagcatgaaaaaaacatccataaagATGTCAAGCGTAAAACGCATTCAAcatcaatttgattttttttctccttttcacaAACTCGAAGCACGATTTAGGAATGATGATAACAACCCATCATtcactttttctctctctcgtaGTGGCAAATGTTATCAATGGGTGTCTACAACACACACCCACAGAGTGCAGTGGGGTGACTCCAGAGTAATGTTCAGGCGAAGCCACCAGAGGGCTGAAAGCTGTTTGGCAAACGATGCTCATCGTTGCTGTATGGTCCGTTTCGTGCTCTGCGTTTCTATCTTTTTGGCTGACTGCGAGAGAATCCCAGCCGGCATCCCCCATTGCATTTCTAGTCGTCTTTGCAGAAGCTGGATTCTTCACAGCGTACTGATGACAGTTTAGCTTAGATTACAGAATTAAACGGGTGGTTTGTAAGACTTGATGCAGGCCAAAATCCATTCAGTAGCAAAGGGAAAAGGAAGTAGTCCCCAAATAATAGCGCAGCCCCTGCGTCCCTACCCGGGTCAGCATGCTCCAGAATAGAACATGCGAAACCCCGCCCTCCTCCATGGAGGAAATGATGTCAGTGTCTGCGGCCTCTTCTGGAGTACAGGACATTGTGACGCATGCGTGTGCGTTTCCTGCCCTCTGGGGTGAAATCCTACACAATGAACCCCCAGTTCCACTTGAGGGGAAAAACCTCATttatgttgtgcactcaagaaGCGCCATTCATCAAAATGAGACATCTCATGATGAGCCCTAGAGAGGGAAAGGAAACACGGATGCATTAAATAGCATATTGAGTGCTGCTCAATGACGTATATGTGCTTTACACTGATTTACTTTCTTATCTTTACAGAAAGATGAAGTGTACTTGAACCTGGTTCTGGATTATGTTCCTGAGACGGTCTACAGAGTGGCCAGACATTACAGCCGAGCCAAGCAGACTCTGCCCATGGTCTATGTCAAGGTACGCCATGTGATGTCTCAATACTACTGCAGCgggttgtgtgttttttgttttgtttttgaaacaatTTTATGTGATATTGCCTAtcaaaatatgtttgaaaaaaagccttcaaaTTAGAGGATGACCATTTGCAGAAACTATTTATCATAAATGATACCCAAAAATAGTCATTGAATTGCCGTCTAATTTCAATGTGTTGAATTTTTGGGAGCTTAGCGAGCCACTTGATGCTGTTAAAGATTCATTTCATATGATGGAAAACAAACGTCACACTAATATAGTAACACAGTCAATCTGTAGACGAGTCACCTTGACAAAGGAGAAATTGAGCAGTCAAATcactttttcatttacatttttcaatggAAATTTGCCATCATTTTaagaataatatttttgttaacgTAGCTGTTGGTCACATACAAAGAATACTTCTGCCTTAATACAATTCTTTTTACCTAACATGAGAGGAAAAATAACGGTAGCttgttccacaaattaactTCAGTCTTCACAAGAATACTcaagattaaaacaaatatttcacTGAATAAATATCAACTCCCAATAATGCGTGCGTTTCTGTTTGCAGCTGTACATGTACCAGCTCTTCAGAAGTCTGGCCTACATCCATTCGTTCGGGATCTGCCATCGGGACATCAAGCCTCAGAACTTGCTCCTGGATCCCGAGACGGCTGTGCTGAAACTCTGCGACTTTGGCAGGTGGGAGGGACGCTGTCCTCATCTGACCATGAGACCCTCACAATGGGCAGAATAAATAACACAgtggtccattttttttgttttgaccgTTTAGTGCCAAGCAGCTCGTCCGCGGCGAGCCCAACGTGTCCTACATCTGCTCTCGCTACTATCGAGCACCCGAGCTCATCTTCGGGGCCACTGATTACACCTCCAGTATAGGTGAGCTTGAGGCCTCATGTTTTAATTGTtacgcttctttttttcttttcttttttttctccttaaaaCGGAATTTGACCTTCTCTTCAGATGTGTGGTCAGCAGGCTGCGTGTTAGCAGAGCTGTTGCTAGGACAACCAATCTTCCCCGGTGACAGCGGAGTGGATCAATTGGTTGAAATTATCAAGGTGATGCAACCACAAATAGACAAATGTTGCCATCCACCAGTCCCGTTCCCGTCACTGAGGATTTCGTCTGTTGCTTCCAGGTTCTCGGCACTCCAACCCGAGAGCAGATCCGAGAAATGAACCCCAACTACACAGAGTTCAAATTCCCCCAGATCAAGGCCCATCCTTGGACTAAGGTGAGTCAACAGGTACAGGAGcccttttttattctcttaataTACCACTTCATGCATGTGTGTTGTCATCATTATCAATATGGGGCGGCTTCATTTTACTAGCTACTGTTCAACTAATACTCAGGTGTGACTTGTATATTTTGAAAGTAGAGCTCGGAAGATAATCAGTCCAATcaatccactttatttctatagaacattttataaacaagtgTTTCCAAACTGCTGTACAATGAGATCCGCACACTATCATACAAATACAATctagtaaaaaaacaactatatatGACCAAGCGTAGCCGTAACCGGAGGGGAAATAAGCCACGCTCTCCCGGAGCCCGTCCACCGCAAGGCTGTCAGCGGCTTCCGTGCTCGCCGTCAGCAGCCGGATCCGCTGTGACTAAGGCTACCCCCGCCGTGACCGAGGCTGCCGTAACTACTCGGGGAACGCGACCGGTGAGTCCCACGTCCATGGCTCGTGTCACAGCAGCTCCGACCACTCTCATCATCGGAGATTCGATCGTGAGGAACTTGAGAGCGGAATCCACCATCACGCGCTGTTACCCTGGTGCCAGAGTTCGTAATATTTTAGAGCGGTTTCCTAGCATGTTGGCTAAATTTCCTTATGTTCGGAACATCGTAATACATGTTGGAGCCAACGACACTTCTCTCCGTCAGTCCGAACTTCTAAAGCAagattttattgatttgttgGAAGCCATTAAAGACTGtgggaaacatgtttttatttcgggTCCGATTCCTACTCTGGGCCGAGGAAGCGAGCGCTTTAGCCGACTTTTGAGCCTCCATTCTTGGCTACAGTCTGAATGCTGTTTTTATAATATGTCTTTTATTgataattttaatttgttttgggaGCGGGCATCTTATTTTAGAAATGATGGTATTCACCCCTCAATACTCGGTGCTCGGAAATTAGCCGAGAACATTGTTTATTCGTTACATgtgtttcgtcaatgactaactgCCCCCTCGGTGTCTGAAGTTCTGTATCCAATTCCTACAATTAGTACAGTCACTACAGTTAGAATGCATACAGATAACAGTTTCCCAATTTCTACTATCACAGGCAGACGAtttccccccacacacaaacaaaacatttttaacattaataatcttttatatgTTAACAATTCTTTTAATTGTGACTATGAGCGCACATTcggcacaaacattaaattggcTGTGCTGAATGTGCGCTctcttttaaacaaaacttttattataaatgacCTGATCTTAGACAACAACCTAGAAGGTATTCttctatcagagacatggctcggCACAGATGCCCCAGTTGTTCTCACCGAGGCTTGCCCAtccaattttaactttttattttctaacaggGATGGTAAACGTGGAGGTGGGACTGCATCAATTTTTAAAGTCACTTTAGCTTCAAGGGAAGTTATTTTTAATACTTATCTATCATTTGagtatcatgcttttgtttgtagCAATCCTCCTATTCTCTGTGTTTTAGTTTATAGACCTCCCCATCATTCTACTTCTTTTATTAGTGAGTTTTCAGAGTTCCTATCGATTTTACTTACTACTTATAATCGAATTTTAGTAACTGGCGATTTTAATGTCCACGTTGATAATATCTCGGACCCATTGTCCAGAgaatttttaaaccttttaaacTGTCTTGATTTTAAACAGCATGTCACACAGCCGACTCACAACAGAGGACACACTTTGGACTTGGTCATAACCTATGGCCTGTCCATTGGTGTGTCCTCTGTTGTTGACCTGGCTGTGTCTGaccactattgtgtattttttaacatcGCCAGTTTTAATCATCAGGATGCCCCGGTGAGAACAGTGAGGAAACGCTACCTAACTTCTGAGGTGGCTGCAAATTTTATTGAGAATCTTAAGAGAATCCCTGCAGACTTTCTACCTGCTTCAtgtgattttattgttgataattTTAATAAGAACTTAAGAACAACTTTGGATGAAGTAGCTCCACTTTTAACCAAAACTATAAAATTAAAGACTATTCCCCCGTGGAGAAATGacgagattaaaaaattaaaacgaaaatgcaggtgtgctgaaaggaggtggagaaaaactaaactttcaatacattatgaaattttacgtgaacaacttaaatcctacaataaaacagtcaaacaggcaagaatatcttatttctcaaatttaatcgcagttcattcaaaagatcctaaatttcttttctccactttcgatcttttaaccaatcctgattttaaaaagccatcacagactccatcaaacactctctgtgatggctttgcagaccacttcagaagtaaaattgatggcattaggtccagtcttttagttgatcaaaatataatttttaataaatatggacagtcacttttacctgaggaaacactggaaagttttaccctggttgatgcaaggacacttggtcgagttttctcccaggtcaacccaacaacctgccttttagatccgattcccacatcactttttaagacattttatggattttttgaggaacagattttaactatagtcaattgctctcttcagacgggtgtttttcctgccgcctttaaaacggcggtggtgaagccccttctgaagaaaagcaatttggaccccagcagttttaatagttatcgacctatatccaacttaccctttttaagtaagattttagaaaaaattgtttttattcaattgaattcatttttagatacaaataatattttagagaaatatcagtctggttttaggatgaaccacagtaccgagactgcccttttaaagattttaaatgatatcaggtgtaatgaagatatgaaaaagcttacagtcttggtgctactggatttaagtgctgcctttgatacagtagatcaccacactttattaaacagacttagaagcctggtgggcatctctggtacagtttttaactggttttattcctatctcacacaccgatatttctttgtaagtatggatacatgttcctctgaaacccatgaaattaaatgtggggttccccaaggctcaatcttaggcccattactttttaatctttatatgcttccccttggggaagtcatcaggagacacggcgtcaacttccacagttacgctgatgatacacagctgtatatcgccgtgtcacctgatgacatggggcctattgatacccttttaaattgtattttagatattaagtcatggatggcagaaaatttcctgcagctcaaccaggacaaaacagaggttttagtcatcggtcctgaaggtcagagagagaaacttttacctaaactacaagattttaaacccacgcaatgtgtaaagaatttgggcgtcctttttgactctgagctaacttttaatcctcatattaaaaatgtagccaagatcggtttttaccatcttaagaatattgccagagtccgcccgtttctctcacaggccaacacggaggtgctgatgcatgcttttatttcttgtcgtttagattattgtaattccctgctctctggtcttcccaaaaagaatatttcagtcctacagctccttcagaactcagctgcacgtgtgctgacggggaccggagggcgggagcacattacaccagttttaaaatcgctgcattggctccccgtgcgtttcaggattgattttaaggtgcttttattagtttttaaatgtcttaacggtcttggcccatcttatttatctgacttgcttttaccctattacccctcgcggcctctgaggtcttctggcagcggccttttaactattccaaaggtgaggaccaagacacatggtgaagctgcctttagccactatggtcctcacctatggaatggcatgccagagagcatcaggtctgcagagaatatttatgtttttaagaggaggcttaagacttacttttttagtttggcatttgattgaccttttttatttttattttattttattttattttacttattattatttttacttttttatccccttttatttatttaacttttaatctatattgtcctgtagctttgtttttatttatttattttttctatcgtgtttaaccgttttcttttagtgtttaaatgtttttatttggtagttataaaatttttagctccagtgttttctcatgggggagcctccacagtgagagggatgcttggtcttcatccatctcactgtggatgaactcctcctgggtgcctttccttacagggtacatctgtgcccagccatgttgtggttttcatgtgtttgttgggttttgggtgtgtctgtgggtacgatcatggggatgggggggctttttctttcttttattttattgcattatggatgtccagcactttgagttgcattttaaatgtatgaaaggtgctatataaataaagttgattgattgattgattgatatatatatatatatataggactgtctcagaaaatgagaatattgtgataaagttctttattttctgtaatgtaatcaataaaaaaaaaaaagtcatacattctggattcattacaaatcaactgaaatattgcaagccttttattattttaatattgctgataatGGCTTACATCCTAAGAAAACTGaagtatcctatctcaaaatattttttatattttctcagaccaagtaaactAAATGCCattatcagcaatattaaaataataaaaggcttgcaatatttcagttgatttgtaataaatccagaatgtatggcattttttgcttatttaattgcattacagaaaaaaaaggactttatcacaatattctaattttctgggaCAGtcctgtaaaagaaaaaaaaaatccataaaatacaataagtaaatagttaactcactattaatcacaaattttatatctgttctaaatttacattgaaatatatttttgaagttttcatactcttgttagcataaaagtgcaaaaaaaaaagtaaactaaattagtcattgatacagtaatttcataaaattgagttagaaTTCAAAAAGATATACGGTACTGTAAAGAAacaagtgatattgatttgttttgatgtaatatttctgccactagatggcagaattgcatttgtaagatgttggtgacagctcagtgcattttttttttcatattaagagcgatctaatcttttaattgaagtaacttgtgaaattctgcacattttaaaattgtaaaatacaacttgaccccattctccacaaatatatgcattattatttcattgattactgttaaattttgcctgctgcgttgcgactggaatgggcggtcattaatcgcgcgatttaaaaaaaaaataaataaataaattaaaaaaaaaaaatagtagtgtTAAATGAACTTTTGTATTGGGTTTAAAATTGAAATCCATCTGAGCGGTTTTTCGTCTGTTTTTCCACGTATATCACAGGAGGGAAGCGGCGTACTACTCGATCGCAGCCCTCGTTCGTCTGCTGCCTCATATTGCCTTGTCATGCTTGTGCTTGTGTCCATGAAACAGAAATATGCCGTTGTGTGTTTttgacttgtgtgtgtgtgatcacTGTACAGACGTCTGTGTGTGCGATGGGTGTGCAGGTGTTCCGGCCGCGGACGCCCCCCGAGGCCATCGCCCTGTGCTCGCGCCTGCTGGAGTACACGCCCACCGCGCGCCTCACGCCCCTCGAGGCCTGCGCGCACTCTTTCTTCGACGAGCTGCGCGACCCCAACGTCAAGCTGCCCAACGGTCGCGAGAAGCCCTCACTCTTCAATTTCACCACCCAAGGTTGATAttttagtcacttttttttttcttttcttttttttacaatctgcACTTAATACAGtagcaacaaaatgtttttatttcataattgtgAACAAGGACCCGTTTGCTCTATCTTCTCTTCAGAGTTGTCCAGTAATCCGTCTTTGGCCTCCATTCTCATCCCCGCCCATGCTCGCAGTCAGACCACCGCCTCCACTCCAACCAATGCCTCCGCCACCACAGGTAACATCCACGCTGCCCTCcagctgtttaactcattcgctcgcattttcacatttcgcaatccccttcactctcggcctttttactagattttgactgatttacaaggcccacagaatgttttgttctataaaaatgtgctataaaaacatggaacctaccaaaagaaagattaaagtctcttctttcgttaggaaacaaagtatatttctgcctctgttttgcagcaattagcattagaatatagctaagtttcatcattattcacaaatctatttagaattatgagtaatttttcccccaacatggccctggttgatctcctttactctgctgccacctgctggccatttgtgtaataactaccatttctgcaaacattctttgcagttgagaggctgcatcaaagcctgtatgctctagcataaaaaaaattaaaaacaaacaaacaaaaaaacgtgtaaatacgtcattgggacactttaaacaattaaaatagaacgtatttatacgtttttgggagcaaatgagtcaatTGCTTTTAAAACTTAAAGTGGATCTAAATGTAAGATATTAAAactttgttgtattttacatttttcgtCTTTATCtgatcatttttctttcatttttttaaatcaacaaattttgttgtaaaaatttgttaaaattatttaatCTACTTGCTTAATACGTCAGCAATTTTTAGATCAGATTTTTGTAGTCTTTAGAACATAGGAAAtgtgattgggggggggggcaccttttttttttttttttttttttttttttaaaacagtacTAATAGTTTATTACTGAATTGCACAGATACAGTACAGGTAGCGTTTTTCTCTACTAACAACCTTTGACCTATACTACTAGCTAATAAAACTGAACCCCAAACTATGAAGTATTCCTGAAAATGTTGCTCCCATGCCCCCGGCGCCCTGTTTGATGATTTCACATGCCAACATGGCCACCTTGCGTCCACAGACGGCAGCAGCACAGAGCGAGTCCCCAACACCACCAGCGCCTCGGCTTCCGCCTCCAACGCCACTTCCTGAGCGCCACCGCCAACTTcctcccaccccccccccccccgtcgtcATCCCGGCCAGCACAAGAGGCTACACAACCACAAACGCAAATCTGCCTTTTACTGAACCCCCTTCACAAGCCCCTCCCACATCCAGCCGTCAGCTGTCGCTTAGTTGGCCCTTTGGATGGGGCGGCGGCCCACGGAAAACAGGTGTGTGAACTTTGTCGTACACACAAAGCTCGTCTGCTCGTGTTTTCAAGGACGAttgtagtatttaaaaaaaaaaagaaataaaaatctgaagCTGCCCCACTCAGGCGACCCCTTCACATTGCCCCATTTGATGGCATTCTCACCTCCCCAAATCTTCTTCA
The Festucalex cinctus isolate MCC-2025b chromosome 11, RoL_Fcin_1.0, whole genome shotgun sequence DNA segment above includes these coding regions:
- the gsk3ba gene encoding glycogen synthase kinase-3 beta isoform X4; translation: MSGRPRTTSFAESCKPVPQPSAFGSMKVSRDKDGSKVTTVMATPGQGPDRPQEVSYTDTKVIGNGSFGVVYQAKLCDSGELVAIKKVLQDKRFKNRELQIMRKLDHCNIVRLRYFFYSSGDKKDEVYLNLVLDYVPETVYRVARHYSRAKQTLPMVYVKLYMYQLFRSLAYIHSFGICHRDIKPQNLLLDPETAVLKLCDFGSAKQLVRGEPNVSYICSRYYRAPELIFGATDYTSSIDVWSAGCVLAELLLGQPIFPGDSGVDQLVEIIKVLGTPTREQIREMNPNYTEFKFPQIKAHPWTKVFRPRTPPEAIALCSRLLEYTPTARLTPLEACAHSFFDELRDPNVKLPNGREKPSLFNFTTQELSSNPSLASILIPAHARSQTTASTPTNASATTDGSSTERVPNTTSASASASNATS
- the gsk3ba gene encoding glycogen synthase kinase-3 beta isoform X5; this translates as MATPGQGPDRPQEVSYTDTKVIGNGSFGVVYQAKLCDSGELVAIKKVLQDKRFKNRELQIMRKLDHCNIVRLRYFFYSSGDKKDEVYLNLVLDYVPETVYRVARHYSRAKQTLPMVYVKLYMYQLFRSLAYIHSFGICHRDIKPQNLLLDPETAVLKLCDFGSAKQLVRGEPNVSYICSRYYRAPELIFGATDYTSSIDVWSAGCVLAELLLGQPIFPGDSGVDQLVEIIKVLGTPTREQIREMNPNYTEFKFPQIKAHPWTKVSQQTSVCAMGVQVFRPRTPPEAIALCSRLLEYTPTARLTPLEACAHSFFDELRDPNVKLPNGREKPSLFNFTTQELSSNPSLASILIPAHARSQTTASTPTNASATTDGSSTERVPNTTSASASASNATS
- the gsk3ba gene encoding glycogen synthase kinase-3 beta isoform X2, whose product is MSGRPRTTSFAESCKPVPQPSAFGSMKVSRDKDGSKVTTVMATPGQGPDRPQEVSYTDTKVIGNGSFGVVYQAKLCDSGELVAIKKVLQDKRFKNRELQIMRKLDHCNIVRLRYFFYSSGDKKDEVYLNLVLDYVPETVYRVARHYSRAKQTLPMVYVKLYMYQLFRSLAYIHSFGICHRDIKPQNLLLDPETAVLKLCDFGSAKQLVRGEPNVSYICSRYYRAPELIFGATDYTSSIDVWSAGCVLAELLLGQPIFPGDSGVDQLVEIIKVLGTPTREQIREMNPNYTEFKFPQIKAHPWTKTSVCAMGVQVFRPRTPPEAIALCSRLLEYTPTARLTPLEACAHSFFDELRDPNVKLPNGREKPSLFNFTTQELSSNPSLASILIPAHARSQTTASTPTNASATTDGSSTERVPNTTSASASASNATS
- the gsk3ba gene encoding glycogen synthase kinase-3 beta isoform X3; this encodes MSGRPRTTSFAESCKPVPQPSAFGSMKVSRDKDGSKVTTVMATPGQGPDRPQEVSYTDTKVIGNGSFGVVYQAKLCDSGELVAIKKVLQDKRFKNRELQIMRKLDHCNIVRLRYFFYSSGDKKDEVYLNLVLDYVPETVYRVARHYSRAKQTLPMVYVKLYMYQLFRSLAYIHSFGICHRDIKPQNLLLDPETAVLKLCDFGSAKQLVRGEPNVSYICSRYYRAPELIFGATDYTSSIDVWSAGCVLAELLLGQPIFPGDSGVDQLVEIIKVLGTPTREQIREMNPNYTEFKFPQIKAHPWTKVSQQVFRPRTPPEAIALCSRLLEYTPTARLTPLEACAHSFFDELRDPNVKLPNGREKPSLFNFTTQELSSNPSLASILIPAHARSQTTASTPTNASATTDGSSTERVPNTTSASASASNATS
- the gsk3ba gene encoding glycogen synthase kinase-3 beta isoform X1 — encoded protein: MSGRPRTTSFAESCKPVPQPSAFGSMKVSRDKDGSKVTTVMATPGQGPDRPQEVSYTDTKVIGNGSFGVVYQAKLCDSGELVAIKKVLQDKRFKNRELQIMRKLDHCNIVRLRYFFYSSGDKKDEVYLNLVLDYVPETVYRVARHYSRAKQTLPMVYVKLYMYQLFRSLAYIHSFGICHRDIKPQNLLLDPETAVLKLCDFGSAKQLVRGEPNVSYICSRYYRAPELIFGATDYTSSIDVWSAGCVLAELLLGQPIFPGDSGVDQLVEIIKVLGTPTREQIREMNPNYTEFKFPQIKAHPWTKVSQQTSVCAMGVQVFRPRTPPEAIALCSRLLEYTPTARLTPLEACAHSFFDELRDPNVKLPNGREKPSLFNFTTQELSSNPSLASILIPAHARSQTTASTPTNASATTDGSSTERVPNTTSASASASNATS